A genomic region of Micromonospora sp. NBC_01796 contains the following coding sequences:
- a CDS encoding RNA ligase, with translation MTTPVRVPVTPLAHVFDPSALAEALAEGLVRVQRHPELPLSIYNYTEACTYASIWTPVTLACRGLIVDDVTGAVLARPYPKFFNHDQPGAPDLRLDAPATVTDKADGSLGVIFPTPDGYTVATRGSFTSDQARHATELLRTRYPGFVPPAGHTVLVEIIYPTNRIVLDYAGLDDLVLLGSVEIATGRSHGPAAVPGWPGPVVEPLPYRTFAEALAAPPRDNREGLVVHWPDTDQRVKIKYADYVRLHRLVYGLSARTVWDVMVHGGSLADLVEPLPDEFRAWVEAVAAELTATVAARAARIETAYGEIVAGLPDGWTRRDFAGRALAHPERAALFLRLDGKDHHPLLWQQAKPAGDRTPHNPE, from the coding sequence GTGACCACCCCTGTCCGCGTACCGGTGACGCCGTTGGCGCACGTCTTCGATCCCTCGGCCCTGGCCGAGGCGCTCGCCGAGGGTCTCGTACGCGTGCAACGGCACCCCGAGCTGCCGCTGTCCATCTACAACTACACCGAGGCGTGCACGTACGCCTCGATCTGGACGCCGGTGACGCTGGCCTGTCGGGGGCTGATCGTGGACGACGTGACCGGGGCGGTACTCGCCCGGCCGTACCCGAAGTTCTTCAACCACGACCAGCCGGGGGCGCCGGACCTCCGGCTCGACGCACCGGCGACCGTGACGGACAAGGCGGACGGCTCGCTCGGTGTGATCTTCCCGACCCCGGACGGGTACACGGTCGCCACCCGGGGCTCGTTCACCTCGGACCAGGCCCGGCACGCCACCGAACTGCTGCGCACCCGCTATCCCGGCTTCGTCCCGCCGGCCGGGCACACCGTACTGGTCGAGATCATCTACCCGACCAACCGGATCGTGCTCGACTACGCCGGCCTGGACGACCTGGTGCTGCTCGGCTCGGTCGAGATCGCCACCGGCCGCAGCCACGGCCCGGCGGCGGTCCCCGGCTGGCCCGGTCCGGTGGTGGAGCCGCTGCCCTACCGCACGTTCGCCGAGGCGCTGGCCGCGCCGCCGCGCGACAACCGGGAAGGGCTGGTGGTGCACTGGCCGGACACCGACCAGCGGGTGAAAATCAAGTACGCCGACTACGTCCGGCTGCACCGCCTGGTCTACGGCCTCAGCGCCCGTACCGTCTGGGACGTCATGGTCCACGGCGGCAGCCTGGCCGACCTGGTCGAGCCGCTGCCGGACGAGTTCCGTGCCTGGGTCGAGGCGGTCGCGGCCGAGCTGACCGCGACCGTCGCGGCCCGCGCCGCCCGGATCGAGACCGCGTACGGTGAAATCGTCGCAGGCCTGCCCGACGGGTGGACCCGACGCGACTTCGCCGGCCGGGCCCTGGCCCACCCGGAACGCGCCGCCCTCTTCCTCCGACTCGACGGCAAGGACCACCATCCGCTGCTCTGGCAGCAGGCCAAGCCCGCCGGTGACCGCACCCCGCACAACCCGGAGTGA
- a CDS encoding arsenate reductase/protein-tyrosine-phosphatase family protein yields MPPFTVLHVCMGNICRSPMAERLLALAIRERLARRADGATGGPGLADELLHSHSAGTGGWHAGEEMNPPAARQVRSRGGDIDGFAARKLRSDQIDAADLVLTATADQQDYVVALRPDAAGRTFVLGEFGRLLAAVDLTGLPAASATPDEVYARGVALVEAVDAARRGSTPLPADDLDDPWGRGDQCFSRVADEIEETVDPLAAALLP; encoded by the coding sequence GTGCCGCCGTTCACCGTCCTGCACGTCTGCATGGGCAACATCTGCCGCTCCCCGATGGCCGAGCGGCTGCTCGCCCTCGCGATCCGGGAGCGGCTGGCCCGGCGGGCCGACGGTGCGACGGGCGGGCCGGGGCTCGCCGACGAACTGCTGCACAGCCACAGCGCCGGCACCGGCGGCTGGCACGCGGGTGAGGAGATGAACCCGCCCGCCGCCCGTCAGGTCCGCTCCCGTGGTGGTGACATCGACGGCTTCGCCGCCCGCAAGCTGCGTTCGGACCAGATCGACGCGGCCGACCTGGTGTTGACCGCCACCGCCGACCAGCAGGACTACGTGGTCGCGCTCCGCCCCGACGCGGCCGGGCGGACCTTCGTGCTCGGCGAGTTCGGCCGGCTGCTCGCCGCCGTCGACCTGACCGGGCTGCCCGCCGCCTCGGCCACCCCGGACGAGGTGTACGCCCGAGGGGTCGCCCTGGTCGAGGCGGTCGACGCCGCCCGGCGGGGCAGCACCCCGCTGCCGGCGGACGATCTCGACGACCCGTGGGGCCGGGGTGACCAGTGCTTCAGCCGGGTCGCCGACGAGATCGAGGAGACCGTCGACCCGCTCGCCGCCGCCCTGCTGCCCTGA
- the prmC gene encoding peptide chain release factor N(5)-glutamine methyltransferase gives MTDFLQQPAEGSERLRPSVAVGRATGALAAAGIGPARAEAELLAAYVLDTSRGRLALTARFTPAQLDRFAELVRRRVEREPLQYLLGSAPFRYLELAVGPGVFVPRPETELLAGWGIEGARAMVGGTGAPAAPLVVDLCSGSGAIALAVADEVPQARVVAVERSPEALSWLRRNAAERATAGDRPVEVVAGDVTDPELLAGLAGQVDILLCNPPYVPSATAVPPEVADHDPAEAVFGGPDGLAVIRPVLARAADLLRPGGLLGIEHDDTHAEAVPALLRADGRFDEVRDHPDLTGRARFVTACRTDGTRAADAVPAWQTGSS, from the coding sequence GTGACAGATTTCCTACAGCAGCCCGCCGAAGGGTCAGAACGGTTGCGGCCCTCGGTTGCCGTCGGTCGGGCGACCGGTGCGTTGGCCGCCGCCGGAATCGGCCCCGCCCGGGCCGAAGCGGAGCTGCTGGCCGCGTACGTGCTGGATACGTCGCGTGGGCGGTTGGCGCTGACGGCCAGGTTCACCCCCGCCCAACTCGACCGGTTCGCCGAACTTGTCCGTCGTCGGGTGGAGCGCGAACCGTTGCAGTACCTCCTCGGTTCGGCACCGTTTCGTTATCTGGAGCTGGCGGTCGGGCCGGGCGTCTTCGTACCCCGTCCGGAGACCGAACTGCTCGCCGGCTGGGGGATCGAGGGGGCCCGCGCGATGGTCGGGGGCACGGGTGCGCCCGCCGCGCCGCTCGTGGTCGACCTGTGCAGCGGCAGCGGGGCGATCGCCCTGGCGGTGGCCGACGAGGTGCCGCAGGCGCGGGTGGTGGCGGTCGAGCGGTCCCCGGAGGCGCTGTCCTGGCTGCGCCGCAACGCGGCCGAGCGGGCCACCGCCGGGGACCGGCCGGTCGAGGTGGTGGCCGGCGACGTCACCGATCCCGAGCTGCTCGCCGGGCTGGCCGGGCAGGTGGACATCCTGCTCTGCAACCCGCCGTACGTACCGTCGGCGACCGCCGTACCCCCGGAGGTGGCCGACCACGACCCGGCGGAGGCGGTCTTCGGTGGCCCCGACGGCCTGGCGGTGATCCGCCCGGTGCTGGCCCGCGCGGCCGACCTGCTGCGCCCCGGCGGGCTGCTCGGCATCGAGCACGACGACACCCACGCCGAGGCGGTACCGGCGCTGCTCCGCGCCGACGGCCGGTTCGACGAGGTACGCGACCATCCGGACCTGACGGGTCGGGCCCGGTTTGTCACCGCGTGTCGCACTGACGGCACCCGTGCCGCCGATGCCGTTCCGGCGTGGCAGACTGGCTCCTCGTGA
- a CDS encoding L-threonylcarbamoyladenylate synthase, whose translation MLYDCRSLAERDRGIAAAIEAVKNGELVVLPTDTVYGIGADAFTPYAVTALLNAKGRGRSMPPPVLVGSRHTLDGLVFTLPSAARDLVAAFWPGALTIVVEHSPSLQWDLGDTAGTVAVRMPMHPVALEVLRETGPMAVSSANKTGQPAATTAEEARDQLGYSVRAYLEAGTAPDPVPSTIVDLTGEIPRVLREGAIPLEKLRDVVPDIQGRVA comes from the coding sequence ATGCTCTACGACTGTCGGTCCCTCGCCGAGCGCGACCGCGGTATCGCCGCCGCGATCGAGGCGGTCAAGAACGGCGAGCTTGTCGTGCTACCCACCGACACGGTGTACGGGATCGGCGCGGACGCCTTCACGCCGTACGCCGTCACCGCGCTGCTGAACGCGAAGGGTCGCGGTCGGTCCATGCCGCCGCCGGTCCTGGTCGGTTCCCGGCACACCCTCGACGGGCTGGTCTTCACCCTGCCGTCGGCCGCCCGGGACCTGGTCGCGGCGTTCTGGCCGGGCGCGTTGACGATCGTCGTCGAGCACTCGCCCAGCCTCCAGTGGGACCTCGGCGACACCGCCGGCACGGTCGCGGTACGGATGCCGATGCACCCCGTCGCGCTGGAAGTGCTCCGGGAGACCGGGCCGATGGCGGTCTCGTCGGCGAACAAGACCGGGCAGCCCGCGGCGACCACCGCCGAGGAGGCCCGCGACCAGCTCGGTTACTCCGTCCGGGCGTACCTGGAGGCCGGCACCGCGCCGGACCCGGTGCCGAGCACCATCGTCGACCTCACCGGCGAGATCCCCCGCGTGCTGCGGGAGGGGGCGATCCCGCTGGAGAAGCTGCGCGACGTCGTACCGGACATCCAGGGCCGGGTGGCCTGA
- a CDS encoding phosphatase domain-containing protein, producing the protein MTRLILTRGLPASGKTTFARELQPGVVRVNRDDLRRMLHGTRLFTQWAEGQVTAVQRAQVEALLRARVDVCVDDTNLRSRTVRDWAELGARFGATLEVHDFTDVPVDECVRRDADRPEDDRVGEEAIRRMHQRYLAGRTLPLPVPYVTPGGPATVYRPTSGAPEIVLVDIDGTVALLGERSPYDMSRVGEDRPNPAVIAAVRAMHSAGYGVVFCSGRDDSCRAETEAWLDLHVAVPYLGLHMREYGDSRKDSVVKREIFEAEIHPRFQVVGVFDDRMQVVRMWRDLGLTVFQVAEGDF; encoded by the coding sequence ATGACCCGACTGATCCTCACCCGTGGGCTGCCCGCCTCCGGCAAGACCACCTTCGCCCGCGAACTTCAGCCGGGCGTGGTCCGGGTCAACCGCGACGACCTGCGCCGGATGCTGCACGGGACCCGCCTGTTCACCCAGTGGGCCGAGGGCCAGGTGACCGCCGTACAGCGGGCACAGGTCGAGGCGCTGCTCCGGGCACGGGTCGACGTCTGCGTCGACGACACGAACCTGCGGTCGAGGACCGTACGGGACTGGGCCGAACTCGGTGCCCGGTTCGGCGCCACGTTGGAGGTGCACGACTTCACCGACGTACCGGTGGACGAGTGCGTACGCCGGGACGCCGACCGGCCCGAGGACGACCGGGTGGGTGAGGAGGCGATCCGTCGGATGCACCAGCGGTACCTGGCCGGGCGCACCCTGCCGCTGCCGGTGCCGTACGTGACCCCGGGCGGCCCGGCGACCGTCTACCGGCCCACGTCCGGCGCGCCGGAGATCGTACTGGTGGACATCGACGGGACCGTGGCGCTGCTGGGCGAACGCAGCCCGTACGACATGAGCCGGGTCGGCGAAGACCGGCCGAATCCGGCGGTGATCGCGGCGGTCCGGGCGATGCACTCGGCCGGCTACGGCGTGGTCTTCTGCTCCGGACGGGACGACTCCTGCCGGGCCGAGACCGAAGCCTGGCTGGACCTGCACGTGGCAGTGCCGTACCTGGGCCTCCACATGCGCGAGTACGGCGACAGCCGCAAGGACTCGGTGGTCAAGCGGGAGATCTTCGAAGCCGAGATCCACCCCCGCTTCCAGGTGGTCGGCGTCTTCGACGACCGGATGCAGGTGGTCCGGATGTGGCGCGACCTGGGCCTCACCGTCTTCCAGGTGGCCGAGGGCGACTTCTGA
- a CDS encoding GGDEF domain-containing protein yields the protein MSWLDQVKDQAEVLMHARGLMEAGRSAAACQTFEQVIDATEDPYSRADALVQRLSALINLGRTAEYTTAVERAFDAARDLVSEPYLHGHLHALAALAAHDHGALDRCVTHLVRSAQALAAVEDPDRETAWAWHDLAMAYSYLSFHGYALSAIERARQLGAAAGIPDETFAAPGIRLRNAVTLDHHGDSDGCLRVLRDIGGDLDRFVATGGGARLRPSSLVAYGYAVARRAALGEPTELPAGISATSLLSKGGDSARARDMRQLGEACLAIAAGRPIEAMTRLDTITVAAETLGAAEHARLRSMAYSRAGDHPAAHRADRFAFRLAAQRNDRLRDVYVDGIAARIDHEELRREAARYEDEALTDPLTGLPNRRRLERYVAAMVGRGERAVIGVCDLDGFKAVNTAHGHHSGDLVLQRIAGVINRVMRRGDFVARFGGDEFIVVLPSAGMAEADDVGRRITAAVYAEDWASLVPGTPVGVSVGFAEVSGAGANLREALSTAFKVADREMLRSKTRPRIVS from the coding sequence GTGAGCTGGCTCGACCAGGTCAAAGACCAGGCCGAGGTCCTCATGCACGCTCGCGGGCTGATGGAGGCCGGCCGGTCCGCCGCGGCGTGCCAGACCTTCGAGCAGGTCATCGACGCCACCGAGGACCCGTACTCCCGCGCCGACGCGCTGGTCCAACGCCTCTCCGCGCTGATCAACCTGGGCCGGACCGCCGAATACACCACCGCCGTCGAGCGCGCCTTCGACGCCGCCCGCGATCTCGTCTCCGAGCCGTACCTGCACGGGCACCTGCACGCCCTGGCCGCGCTCGCCGCGCACGACCACGGTGCCCTCGACCGGTGCGTGACCCACCTGGTCCGCAGCGCCCAGGCGCTGGCCGCGGTGGAGGACCCGGACCGGGAGACCGCCTGGGCCTGGCACGACCTGGCGATGGCCTACTCCTACCTCAGCTTCCACGGTTATGCGCTCTCCGCCATCGAACGGGCCCGCCAGCTCGGTGCCGCCGCCGGTATACCGGACGAGACGTTCGCCGCCCCCGGCATCCGGCTGCGCAACGCGGTCACCCTCGACCACCACGGCGACAGCGACGGCTGCCTGCGGGTGCTCCGCGACATCGGCGGCGACCTGGACCGGTTCGTCGCGACCGGGGGCGGGGCCCGGCTGCGCCCGAGCAGCCTGGTCGCGTACGGGTACGCGGTCGCCCGCCGGGCGGCGCTCGGTGAGCCGACCGAGCTGCCCGCCGGGATCTCCGCCACCTCGTTGCTCAGCAAGGGCGGGGACAGCGCCCGGGCGCGGGACATGCGCCAGCTCGGTGAGGCGTGCCTGGCCATCGCCGCCGGGCGGCCGATCGAGGCGATGACCCGGCTGGACACGATCACCGTGGCCGCCGAGACCCTCGGCGCGGCCGAGCACGCCCGGTTGCGCAGCATGGCGTACAGCAGGGCGGGTGACCATCCGGCGGCACACCGGGCCGACCGGTTCGCGTTCCGGCTCGCCGCCCAGCGCAACGACCGGCTCCGGGACGTGTACGTCGACGGCATCGCGGCCCGGATCGACCACGAGGAGTTGCGCCGCGAGGCGGCCCGGTACGAGGACGAGGCGCTCACCGACCCGCTCACCGGCCTGCCCAACCGCCGCCGGCTGGAGCGTTACGTCGCGGCGATGGTCGGACGGGGCGAGCGGGCGGTGATCGGGGTCTGCGACCTCGACGGCTTCAAGGCCGTCAACACCGCGCACGGCCACCACTCCGGCGACCTGGTCCTGCAACGCATCGCCGGGGTGATCAACCGGGTGATGCGGCGGGGTGACTTCGTGGCCCGGTTCGGCGGTGACGAGTTCATCGTGGTGCTGCCGAGCGCCGGCATGGCCGAGGCCGACGACGTGGGCCGCCGGATCACCGCCGCGGTGTACGCCGAGGACTGGGCCTCGCTGGTGCCGGGCACCCCGGTCGGGGTCAGCGTCGGTTTCGCCGAGGTGAGCGGGGCCGGTGCCAACCTGCGGGAGGCACTGAGCACCGCGTTCAAGGTCGCCGACCGGGAGATGCTGCGGTCCAAGACCCGGCCCCGGATCGTCTCCTGA
- the rpmE gene encoding 50S ribosomal protein L31, which yields MKPNIHPEYVTTEVTCSCGSTFTTRSTAKGGSIHVETCSACHPFYTGKQRVLDTAGRVAKFQQKYAKVQAKKAK from the coding sequence ATGAAGCCCAACATCCACCCGGAGTACGTCACCACCGAGGTGACCTGTTCCTGCGGTAGCACGTTCACCACCCGCAGCACCGCCAAGGGCGGCTCGATCCACGTCGAGACCTGCAGCGCCTGCCACCCGTTCTACACCGGTAAGCAGCGCGTTCTCGACACCGCCGGCCGGGTTGCGAAGTTCCAGCAGAAGTACGCCAAGGTTCAGGCCAAGAAGGCCAAGTAG
- the prfA gene encoding peptide chain release factor 1, giving the protein MSSERLAGLLDEYAQLEKRLADPAIHADQATARRVGRRFAELTPIHKAAGELSEARADIEAARELAAEDPSFAGEVDALAASLPALEQRLAELLAPRDPHDAKDVILEIKAGEGGDESALFAGDLLRMYTRYAERHGWVTEVLEVQDSDLGGVKDISLAVKTKGVPEGGNGVWSRLKWEGGVHRVQRVPVTESQGRIHTSAAGVLVLPEAEDVDVTIDPNELRIDVFRSSGPGGQSVNTTDSAVRITHLPTGIVVSCQNEKSQLQNREQALRILRARLLAAAQEQADAAASDARRLQVRTVDRSERIRTYNYPQNRITDHRIGYTAYNLDLALAGDLDAVLDALTEADRAARLAGESELSRR; this is encoded by the coding sequence ATGAGCAGTGAGCGGTTGGCTGGCCTTCTGGACGAGTACGCGCAGCTCGAGAAGCGGTTGGCGGATCCGGCGATCCACGCCGACCAGGCGACCGCCCGACGGGTCGGACGTCGGTTCGCCGAGCTGACCCCGATCCACAAGGCCGCCGGTGAGCTGTCGGAGGCCCGGGCCGACATCGAGGCCGCCCGTGAGCTCGCGGCCGAGGACCCGTCGTTCGCCGGCGAGGTGGACGCGCTGGCGGCGTCCCTGCCCGCGCTCGAACAGCGGCTGGCCGAGCTGCTCGCCCCGCGCGACCCGCACGACGCCAAGGACGTGATCCTGGAGATCAAGGCCGGTGAGGGCGGCGACGAGTCCGCGCTGTTCGCCGGTGACCTGCTCCGGATGTACACCCGGTACGCCGAACGCCACGGCTGGGTGACCGAGGTGCTCGAGGTGCAGGACTCCGACCTCGGCGGGGTGAAGGACATCTCGCTCGCGGTGAAGACCAAGGGCGTACCGGAGGGCGGGAACGGGGTCTGGTCCCGGCTGAAGTGGGAGGGTGGGGTGCACCGCGTACAGCGGGTGCCGGTCACCGAGTCCCAGGGCCGGATCCACACCAGTGCCGCCGGTGTCCTGGTGCTGCCCGAGGCGGAGGACGTGGACGTCACCATCGACCCGAACGAGCTGCGGATCGACGTGTTCCGCTCGTCCGGCCCCGGCGGCCAGTCGGTCAACACCACCGACTCGGCGGTGCGGATCACCCACCTGCCGACCGGGATCGTGGTCTCCTGCCAGAACGAGAAGAGCCAGCTCCAGAACCGGGAGCAGGCGTTGCGGATCCTGCGGGCCCGGCTGCTCGCCGCCGCCCAGGAGCAGGCCGACGCGGCTGCCTCCGACGCCCGCCGGCTCCAGGTGCGTACGGTCGACCGCTCGGAGCGGATCCGGACCTACAACTACCCGCAGAACCGGATCACCGACCACCGGATCGGCTACACGGCGTACAACCTCGACCTGGCGCTCGCCGGGGACCTGGACGCCGTGCTGGACGCGCTGACCGAGGCGGACCGGGCGGCCAGGCTGGCCGGCGAGAGCGAGCTGTCCCGCCGCTGA